In Streptomyces sp. NBC_00878, a single window of DNA contains:
- a CDS encoding ABC transporter permease produces MTAVASGTSGTSGTRFGVRAGGSRQLAGTWTLLRLALRRDRVMIPLWVAVIGLMVVSMPGSLKSVYSTAAERADVASQMLTNSSLRAMYGPVFGDSLGGLVAWRIGTYAGVFAAIMSLLVVVRHTRDEEESGRQEMISAGMVGRRAPLTAALLAALVANAALALIITGGLAGQGSSGALALGLGTAGVGMVFATMAAIVAQLTESARLTKGLTGGLLGAAFVLRAAGDSSVNDGSSVLTWLSPVGWLENLRAFAAERWWVLLLFAAAVALQGVIAYELAGRRDVGMSFLPTRPGPAVGRLGTAGALAWRLQRGSVLGWSLGFLAAGAAFGGITTGATDLVGDNERTREIIERMGGQSGITDAFLATMVGMLGMVAALYVVQSVLRLHAEETSQRAEPVLANAVGRLRWASGHLLIAFGGAVLLMLVGGLGLALGYGHDLPSILGACMVQLPAIWTIGGLAVLLHGVSPQVAPAAWGVAGAALLLGWIGPALELPDAALDLSPFGHLPKLPGGEMAWTPVLVLTGIAVVLVGTGLGALRRRDITT; encoded by the coding sequence ATGACCGCCGTGGCTTCGGGCACTTCGGGCACTTCGGGCACAAGGTTCGGCGTACGAGCGGGCGGTTCCCGTCAACTGGCCGGTACCTGGACCCTGTTGAGGCTCGCACTGCGCCGCGACCGGGTGATGATCCCGCTGTGGGTCGCGGTGATCGGCCTGATGGTGGTCTCCATGCCGGGCTCGCTGAAGAGCGTGTACTCCACCGCCGCCGAACGCGCCGACGTGGCCAGCCAGATGCTGACCAACAGCTCACTGCGCGCCATGTACGGGCCGGTGTTCGGTGACTCTCTCGGCGGCCTCGTGGCGTGGCGCATCGGCACGTACGCGGGTGTGTTCGCCGCGATCATGAGCCTGCTCGTCGTCGTGCGGCACACCCGGGACGAGGAGGAGAGCGGCCGTCAGGAGATGATCTCGGCGGGCATGGTGGGCCGCCGCGCCCCGCTGACCGCCGCGCTCCTCGCCGCCCTCGTCGCGAACGCGGCCCTCGCACTGATCATCACGGGCGGCCTCGCGGGCCAGGGCTCGTCGGGCGCGCTGGCGCTCGGGCTCGGCACGGCCGGGGTCGGCATGGTCTTCGCGACGATGGCGGCGATCGTCGCCCAGCTCACCGAGAGCGCGCGGCTCACGAAGGGGCTGACGGGCGGACTGCTCGGCGCGGCGTTCGTCCTGCGGGCGGCGGGCGACTCGTCGGTGAACGACGGCTCGTCGGTACTGACCTGGCTCTCCCCCGTCGGCTGGCTGGAGAACCTGCGGGCCTTCGCCGCCGAACGCTGGTGGGTGCTGCTCCTCTTCGCCGCCGCCGTGGCCCTCCAGGGCGTGATCGCGTACGAACTGGCCGGCCGCCGTGACGTCGGCATGAGTTTCCTGCCGACCCGGCCCGGCCCGGCGGTCGGCCGTCTCGGTACGGCCGGGGCGCTGGCCTGGCGGCTGCAGCGCGGCAGCGTCCTCGGCTGGAGCCTCGGTTTCCTCGCCGCCGGGGCCGCCTTCGGTGGGATCACCACGGGCGCCACGGACCTGGTCGGCGACAACGAACGGACCCGCGAGATCATCGAGCGCATGGGCGGCCAGTCCGGGATCACGGACGCGTTCCTCGCCACGATGGTCGGCATGCTCGGGATGGTCGCCGCGCTGTACGTCGTCCAGTCCGTGCTGCGGCTGCACGCCGAGGAGACCTCCCAGCGTGCGGAACCCGTCCTCGCGAACGCCGTGGGCCGCCTGCGCTGGGCCTCCGGTCATCTGCTGATCGCCTTCGGCGGGGCGGTACTGCTCATGCTGGTGGGCGGCCTCGGCCTGGCCCTCGGCTACGGCCACGACCTCCCCTCCATCCTGGGCGCCTGTATGGTCCAGCTCCCCGCGATCTGGACCATCGGCGGCCTGGCCGTCCTCCTCCACGGGGTGTCGCCGCAGGTGGCTCCGGCAGCGTGGGGTGTGGCGGGCGCGGCTCTGCTCCTGGGCTGGATCGGCCCGGCCCTCGAACTCCCGGACGCGGCCTTGGACCTCTCCCCCTTCGGCCACCTCCCGAAGCTGCCGGGCGGGGAGATGGCATGGACACCGGTGCTGGTGCTTACGGGGATCGCGGTGGTGCTGGTGGGGACGGGGCTGGGTGCGCTGAGGCGCCGGGACATCACTACGTGA
- a CDS encoding cytochrome P450: MAATKPPQTFDPWDQTFLADPYPAYADLRARGRVHYYEPTNQWLVPRHADVSALLRDRRLGRTYQHRFTHEDFGRTAPPAEQEPFHVLNDHGMLDLEPPDHTRIRRLVSKAFTPRTVERLRPYVDRLASELVGELVAAGGGDLLTVVAEPLPVAVIAEMLGIPESERAQLRPWSADICGMYELSPSEETAGKAVRASVEFTEFLRELIAVRRKEPGDDLVSGLIAAYDEGDRLSEQEMISTCVLLLNAGHEATVNATVNGWWALFRNPGQLAALRADRGLVGTAVEELMRYDTPLQLFERWVLDEIEVDGTVIPRGSEVALLFGSANHDPAVFAEPEALDLSRPENPHISFSAGIHYCIGAPLARIELAASMGALLDQAPSLRLAAEPERKPNFVIRGLEGLLVEV, encoded by the coding sequence ATGGCAGCTACAAAACCCCCGCAGACGTTCGACCCCTGGGACCAGACCTTCCTGGCAGACCCGTACCCCGCGTACGCGGACCTCCGTGCCCGCGGCCGGGTGCACTACTACGAACCGACCAACCAGTGGCTGGTGCCGCGTCACGCGGACGTGTCGGCGCTGCTCAGGGACCGTCGGTTGGGCCGGACGTATCAGCACCGGTTCACGCACGAGGACTTCGGGCGTACGGCACCGCCGGCCGAGCAGGAGCCGTTCCACGTGCTGAACGACCACGGGATGCTCGACCTGGAGCCGCCGGACCACACGCGGATCCGACGGCTGGTGTCGAAGGCGTTCACCCCGAGGACGGTCGAGCGGCTGCGGCCGTACGTGGACCGGCTGGCGTCCGAGCTGGTCGGCGAGCTGGTCGCGGCCGGCGGTGGTGATCTGCTGACGGTCGTCGCCGAACCCCTTCCGGTGGCGGTCATCGCGGAGATGCTGGGGATCCCGGAGTCCGAGCGGGCGCAGTTGCGGCCCTGGTCGGCGGACATCTGCGGGATGTACGAGCTGAGCCCGTCGGAGGAGACGGCAGGGAAGGCGGTGCGGGCGTCGGTGGAGTTCACCGAGTTCCTGCGGGAGCTGATCGCGGTCCGGCGCAAGGAGCCGGGGGACGACCTGGTCTCGGGTCTGATCGCGGCGTACGACGAGGGGGACCGGCTCAGTGAGCAGGAGATGATCTCGACCTGCGTGCTCCTGCTGAACGCGGGACACGAGGCGACGGTGAACGCCACGGTGAATGGCTGGTGGGCGCTGTTCCGGAACCCCGGTCAGCTGGCGGCGCTCCGGGCGGACCGGGGTCTGGTGGGCACAGCGGTGGAGGAGCTGATGCGGTACGACACGCCGTTGCAGCTCTTCGAGCGGTGGGTGCTGGACGAGATCGAGGTGGACGGGACGGTAATTCCCCGGGGTAGCGAGGTGGCGTTGCTCTTCGGCTCCGCCAACCACGACCCGGCGGTGTTCGCCGAGCCGGAGGCGCTCGACCTGTCCCGGCCGGAGAACCCGCACATCTCCTTCAGCGCGGGGATCCACTACTGCATCGGGGCGCCGCTCGCCCGGATCGAACTCGCCGCGTCCATGGGGGCGTTGCTGGACCAGGCTCCGTCGCTCAGGCTCGCGGCCGAGCCCGAACGAAAGCCGAACTTTGTGATTCGGGGGTTGGAGGGGCTGCTTGTCGAGGTGTGA
- a CDS encoding response regulator transcription factor, producing the protein MTIRVLIADDQMMVREGFSVLLGAMPDIEVVGEAVNGREAVDRVRELSPDVVLMDIRMPEMNGIEATREIVATSGAAKVLVLTTFDLDEYVYQALRAGASGFLLKDASARQLADGVRVVAAGEALLAPSVTKRLITEFSKLAEEPRLSPTAQASYGDLTERETEVLVLIAQGLSNAEIATRLVVAESTIKTHVSRILVKLGLRDRTQAAVFAYEARLVTPG; encoded by the coding sequence ATGACCATTCGCGTACTGATCGCCGACGACCAGATGATGGTCCGCGAGGGCTTCTCGGTGCTGCTCGGCGCGATGCCGGACATCGAGGTCGTCGGCGAGGCGGTCAACGGACGCGAGGCTGTCGACCGGGTCCGGGAGCTCTCGCCGGACGTCGTCCTGATGGACATCCGGATGCCCGAGATGAACGGCATCGAGGCGACCCGCGAGATCGTGGCGACGAGCGGCGCGGCGAAGGTGCTCGTCCTGACGACGTTCGACCTCGACGAGTACGTGTACCAGGCGCTGCGCGCCGGAGCGTCCGGTTTCCTTCTGAAGGACGCCTCGGCCCGACAGCTCGCGGACGGGGTGCGGGTGGTGGCGGCCGGCGAGGCTCTGCTGGCGCCCTCGGTGACGAAGCGGCTGATCACGGAGTTCTCGAAGCTGGCCGAGGAGCCGCGCCTGTCGCCCACCGCCCAGGCGTCCTACGGAGACCTGACCGAACGCGAGACGGAGGTACTGGTCCTCATAGCCCAGGGCCTGTCCAACGCCGAGATAGCCACCCGCCTGGTCGTGGCCGAGTCCACCATCAAGACTCACGTAAGCCGCATCCTGGTGAAACTGGGCCTGCGAGACCGCACCCAGGCAGCGGTATTCGCCTACGAGGCCCGCTTGGTGACACCGGGGTAA
- a CDS encoding response regulator transcription factor: MTSGSIRVLIADDQQMVRQGFTVLLNTQPDIDVVGQAVDGLDAIAKVAELAPDVVLMDIRMPELGGIEATRRITDETPQIRVLVLTTFDLDEYVYDALRAGASGFLLKDASADQLAEAVRVVAAGDALLAPGITRRLIAEFSRLDSTPRSPLKQRVGELTERETEVLALIAQGLSNAEIAERLFVAEQTVKTHVGRILVKLGLRDRTQAAVFAYECGLVRPSGY; encoded by the coding sequence ATGACGAGCGGCAGCATCCGCGTACTCATCGCCGACGACCAGCAGATGGTCCGGCAGGGCTTCACGGTGCTGCTCAACACCCAGCCCGACATCGACGTGGTCGGCCAGGCGGTCGACGGGCTGGACGCCATCGCCAAGGTCGCCGAACTCGCCCCGGACGTCGTCCTGATGGACATCCGCATGCCCGAACTCGGCGGCATCGAGGCCACCCGCCGCATCACCGACGAGACTCCGCAGATCAGAGTCCTGGTGCTGACCACCTTCGACCTCGACGAGTACGTGTACGACGCGCTGCGCGCGGGCGCCTCCGGTTTTCTGCTGAAGGACGCGTCCGCCGACCAGCTCGCCGAGGCGGTCCGGGTGGTGGCCGCCGGTGACGCGCTGCTCGCGCCCGGCATCACCCGGCGCCTCATCGCGGAGTTCTCCCGGCTGGACTCCACGCCTCGTTCCCCGCTCAAGCAGCGCGTCGGCGAGCTGACCGAGCGCGAGACGGAGGTCCTCGCCCTCATCGCGCAGGGCCTGTCCAACGCGGAGATCGCCGAGCGGCTCTTCGTCGCCGAGCAGACCGTGAAGACCCACGTGGGCCGCATCCTGGTGAAGCTGGGGCTGCGGGACCGGACACAGGCGGCCGTGTTCGCGTACGAGTGCGGGCTGGTGCGCCCCAGTGGTTACTGA
- a CDS encoding sensor histidine kinase yields MTETTQTQTTPPGGARPRSPEFQLAMDASRELRHDLFHDAFAFRPLPKTRVDGRLIRRLPPGMRERAAWTPHVVVALAGVVALLASLADNGGGDLAQLLTGLLAMGTILLTLLRPVGAFWVSMALTPFTAVFGSSWSDWPWLPGSFVTHMVVLTVVALRTRPRTAAWMWALTAAYGLFAEVFFGGGHYYTNTMPFLFVSALALLVVTVWHVRHDAAQKVTAQQTVTAHERSKRTLLEERTTIARELHDVVAHHMSVVAIQAEAAPYRVENPPPELEYAFAVIRENAVIALSELRRVLGVVRAEDYEAPDAPQPTLADLDRLLENVRDAGLGVDKTVTGAVRELPQGVELSAFRIVQEALSNSLRHAPGATARVEIGYVLGGLGLRIVNGPATGLVKPSPGAGHGITGMRERVSMLDGEMTAAATDDGGYEVAVFLPVPTTAPTEDSA; encoded by the coding sequence GTGACCGAGACGACCCAGACGCAGACGACACCGCCGGGCGGTGCCCGGCCTCGCAGCCCGGAGTTCCAGCTGGCGATGGACGCGTCGCGAGAGCTGCGACACGACCTGTTCCACGACGCCTTCGCCTTCCGCCCGCTTCCGAAGACGCGTGTGGACGGCCGCCTCATCCGGCGGCTGCCGCCGGGCATGCGCGAGCGGGCGGCCTGGACCCCGCATGTCGTGGTGGCGCTGGCAGGTGTGGTGGCACTGCTCGCCTCCCTCGCGGACAACGGCGGCGGTGATCTCGCGCAGCTCCTGACCGGCCTCCTCGCCATGGGCACGATCCTGCTGACCCTGCTCAGGCCGGTCGGCGCCTTCTGGGTCTCCATGGCGCTGACACCGTTCACGGCGGTGTTCGGCAGCTCCTGGAGCGACTGGCCCTGGCTGCCCGGCAGCTTCGTGACCCACATGGTCGTGCTCACCGTCGTGGCGCTGAGGACCAGGCCCCGCACGGCGGCGTGGATGTGGGCGCTCACCGCGGCTTACGGCCTCTTCGCCGAGGTCTTCTTCGGAGGCGGCCACTACTACACGAACACCATGCCCTTCCTGTTCGTGAGCGCGCTGGCGCTGCTCGTCGTCACGGTCTGGCATGTGCGGCACGACGCCGCGCAGAAGGTGACCGCCCAGCAGACGGTGACCGCGCACGAGCGTTCCAAGCGCACCCTGCTCGAAGAGCGCACGACGATCGCCCGCGAGCTGCACGACGTGGTCGCCCACCACATGTCGGTGGTCGCCATCCAGGCGGAGGCCGCGCCCTACCGCGTGGAGAACCCGCCGCCGGAGCTGGAGTACGCCTTCGCGGTGATCAGGGAGAACGCGGTCATAGCGCTCTCCGAGCTGCGCCGCGTCCTCGGCGTCGTACGGGCCGAGGACTACGAGGCCCCGGACGCCCCGCAGCCCACGCTCGCGGACCTGGACCGACTCCTGGAGAACGTGCGGGACGCGGGACTCGGTGTGGACAAGACGGTCACCGGCGCGGTGCGCGAGCTCCCGCAGGGCGTCGAGCTGTCCGCGTTCCGAATAGTCCAGGAGGCGCTGAGCAACAGCCTGCGGCACGCGCCGGGCGCCACGGCCAGGGTGGAGATCGGCTACGTGCTCGGCGGACTCGGACTACGGATCGTGAACGGTCCGGCGACCGGCCTGGTCAAGCCCTCACCGGGCGCCGGGCACGGCATCACCGGCATGCGGGAGAGGGTGTCGATGCTGGACGGCGAGATGACGGCGGCGGCGACGGACGACGGAGGCTATGAGGTCGCGGTCTTCCTCCCGGTCCCGACGACCGCACCGACGGAGGACTCCGCATGA